The DNA region AAATGTGGCCGATACGCGAAGAACTTTTTCAAAAAAGACAAGAGCTGATGTCGTTACTCAGAGAGAATGAGCCGGATAGCATGCGCGTTGATCGGTTGCTGAAGGAGATAGCAGCCATGCAGGCGGAACATGAAGCCATGATATTCCACCGTATGCTGAAAATGCGAGAGATTCTGACTCCGGAACAGCGTGAACAGCTGGGTGGATTACTCCATAGGTTTATGGAACAAGGTAGACCACCTGAGCCTCCTCACATGCCGGTCCCTCATCACAGACCATTTGAATCACCACGAGGTGAGGGTGTACAGTAATATTTCAACAAAAAGAAAGGAGAATGAAATGCATATACTTAGATCAAGCAAGATCGTGCTCCCAATCATAGCATTGTTGTTTGTCGTAACGAGTGCTTTCGCACAGATGCCAGAGATGAGACCGGAGCGCGGCGATAAAGAACACGAATGCAGAAGTCAAAGAGAACATATGAGGATCCCGGATCTTACGGATCAACAGTTTGAACAGATGAAATCGATGCGCACGGAGCACATGAAAGAAATGCAGTCACTGCGTAATCAGATGATGGAAAAAAAGGCTCGCTTGCGCACCTTGAGTACGGCCGATAAAGTCAATATGGCCGAGATCAACAAGGTCATCGACGATATCGGTAAGATGCAGACGCAGATGATGAAAATGAAAGAACAGCATCGCCAGAATATCCGGAAGATGCTTACTGAAGATCAGCGTATTTTTTTTGATTCACACCAGCCCATGCACCGCGAAGGACTGCATCATAAGGCAATGCCTCACATGGATTAAGAGGCTAGAAGCGAAAACCGCGGGGGGTTGCGGCACATGCCGCAACCCCCTGTTCTTTTTGAGCTCTAGGAATTCTGCCTTTTCCCTCCGCAGCTAGTATGCTACAAAGGCAACCTGTAGTTGAGATCGACGAGCAGTGAATTCCGGTCGTTCAAGAAGCCCAATTCTGCCTGCAGGCTCCAGCTCTTGCTCAATTCCAACTGTGCGCCGGCTATCATGTTCCATGCATTCTCAGGATGCTGCTCTGCCTGGTAGTTGAGTTGCGTATCTGTCGAGCCTCCCATCAGCATTTGAACAAAACCGTCAATGAATTGCTGCTCTTCTGGTGTCAAAGCCAAATACCAGTCGGCTAGGTAATAATCTTGAAACTGCCCGGCTAGCTCGTCCGTGACTATGTCGGCCAATAAGAAACGGCCAGCAACCTTGGACGCAGGGTCCTGATACATGGCTCCCAGCCAGATATGGAAGTTCTGCGATTTTATAAGCGGCAGCCTGTGGCCTATACGGAATGAGAATACGGTAGTCCTCACAGGGTTATCATAATCCTCCATATCGGTCCAGGCGAGGTTGCCATTGGCCGTAACCCAAAAGCCCATTATGCCAGCGGCGAGTACAGCCCCTCCACCGTATGTCCAACCTGTGAAATCCACCGAGGTTTCAAATTCAAAAGGTGCACTCAGGGTGACGTCTGCATCTGATTTCGCATAGCCCAACATGCCGTAGATGTTGAGGAACGGAAGTAACCACAGGTCAAGTCGCGCATCGTAATTGACTGCGTCGTTGCTGACGTCCTCGAACTCAATGAAGGTCAGAGGCATTAGCTGACCTTCAGTTAGGCCGAGCGAGACCCTGTCCATAATGACACCCATGCTTTGCTGGTAGTATCCTATGCTGATCCCTATGGGATAAGGAAGATCAAAACCTTTCCGTACTATGTTTTCTCCAAACAGCGGGAAGATGTATGGATATTCGACAGTTGTCAGACTGTCCTTTTCATGCTCTGTCATGAAAGGGTCATATTCAGGTACTTGAGCGTAGGCATTTGCCGTCACCAGAAATCCTATCACGATTGTGTAGATTAGGCTTTTCGTGACTCGGCAGTAACTCATGACCGACCTCCTTCCAATACTGGATATTGTATAGATTCTAATTAATCTTGTCGTCATGTCAACAAAGAATACAGTGACTGATGGTATGGCAGATGTGTTGGATTTAGTTCTATTTTGTGTAACTGCCCCCATTTGTACCTCTTTCCATATCAGAACTATGCTAAATTACGACTCAAATGGTACTGATCTTTTTACTTGTGACTCGCATCACACCAATATCTGTTGCTGTCATATTCTGCACAAATATGAAGCTACTGCAATTTGTAATATGCTGATCGTGCTGTCAGTTTTTGTTTTACATTACAGGACGGGGTTCACTCGGTATTATGTGCGGCTGCAATGTGTAGTCAATATTCAGGAAGTGTTCCTGTCATAAGATTCTTAATGGGTGATGCTTGGGGCGGAAAACCCATTGCGCCAATTTTGCTTTATTTGTGATGGAGTAAGAAAGGATTTATCATTGACAGCTTTCTTGTTTCCGTTATACTTGTTTTGAATTGAAGTTAACCATCGCATAGCACAGACATCATGATTATTCTTGTATTTTTTCTGCAGTCTGCGTGGCAACAACACGTGTCATATGAGATATATGCACGCCTTGACACTAACCAGCATGTTCTGATCGCAGCAGCTGAAGTGGTCTACTACAATAATTCACCATACACGCTCGACACCCTTTATTTTTTTCTGAATGCCAACGCTTTCAGAACTCGGTTTGAGTATTACGCACGTGAAGCCAGTAGGATGGGTGATGAAAGATTCGAGACAATGCCGCTAGAAGCGTTTGGTGGTATCAGGATGAATGAAATTGTATCCGACGGTGATGCCTTGACTTTTAATATCACCGAAACGAGATTGACCGTCCCGTTGAGGCTGCCCGTCATCACGGGTGGTTCTGTCAGAGTCACATTTAACTACTCTGTCGATATTCCGAGAGAGCTGTATGAATTCGGGTACTGGTCAGAACATTATGAAATGTCTCATTGGTATCCGAAGATATGCTTATTTGACACTAAAGGATGGCATCTTGACCCACTTCATCCACTCGGAAGCACGTATGGTGAGTTTGGTGATTTTGATGTCACGATCGACCTTCCCGAAAGTTACCTTGTTGCCGCTACCGGCAAACAGATAGCAGTGGCAGAAAACATATTACCGGATACTCCGTCAATCACAGGGGACGAATCCAACGCCGGGACACGCAAGATAGTTCGTTTCTTGGCGGAAGACGTGAGTGATTTCATATGGGTGTGTGACCACGATTATGATGCCGAAACACACAAAATAGGCGGCACGAATGTTACCATCTTCTACCGGTCCGAGAACGAAAAGTACTGTAATAGCACGATTCGTTACGCGACCGAGGCGATATCAAGATTCAAACAGTGGTTTGGTGATTATCCTTATGAGAACCTGAATATTGTTGATGGTTTCTATGAGGGAAATGCCGCGCATCCCCAGATGGTTATTCTCAATTTGAGAGAAGACGGCGTGACAAGGTTATTTG from candidate division WOR-3 bacterium includes:
- a CDS encoding Spy/CpxP family protein refolding chaperone, giving the protein MDKKVLVIILVISVAINAATLFTFGYFWWTRHVRPERRELVEQPHMMHDWQHTRIARNLDLSKEQIDEIKKMNEEIRSEMWPIREELFQKRQELMSLLRENEPDSMRVDRLLKEIAAMQAEHEAMIFHRMLKMREILTPEQREQLGGLLHRFMEQGRPPEPPHMPVPHHRPFESPRGEGVQ
- a CDS encoding periplasmic heavy metal sensor, which codes for MHILRSSKIVLPIIALLFVVTSAFAQMPEMRPERGDKEHECRSQREHMRIPDLTDQQFEQMKSMRTEHMKEMQSLRNQMMEKKARLRTLSTADKVNMAEINKVIDDIGKMQTQMMKMKEQHRQNIRKMLTEDQRIFFDSHQPMHREGLHHKAMPHMD